Genomic segment of Apium graveolens cultivar Ventura chromosome 7, ASM990537v1, whole genome shotgun sequence:
gactatctttctatgattggttcagtattagcaaggcagagcaagttAGGGACAtaaggcggtgagttgaaccaggttaagtacgcgcaagacaagtttttcccctattctaaattcagaatagtggattataattcttttctcatatcagttacctttgataattattgttcatatacattgttacccaattattaatgcttgtttctatttcattttgattcttgatttctcccaatttattgaatcccctattcatattccaatacttttacccttgttacatatactctggtatatcctggtgttgggatatatcaaaagcattccgattgttccagatgctataccttggactggatggttactatacggactggatttacccagaccattatttaataggccatagttacctgagtactctttatgttggttgggtctatgtagttgggtatagatccgcactgtatcctgactgatcagcgggttatagtgcatatgttggttcttgtttccagtcttgttcatttggcactcgctagtgttggcaaattattatcctatacagattcagatggttgttcaaaccagcagcttattggttcacttatttctctctctttatactatatatattgttacaggcttgttgagcaattttagctcatccctttttattgttgttcctattgttttacagttaaggtagagaatgaaaccaatcaggacccgcgtagtcaagaagcaagtcaagcagcgggaccctcttataccaagagtgttccttcctattcccgaagagagctttgaataaCCATATCAGGTGTAAaaggataagtagtaatgttgggttgaataaaagttttgtgtagtttgaataaaagtggTGTGGTGAggatgtagatagaataaagttttgtaacaaagagagttcttaagacaaattgttttatttgggtttgtaataaagtgtagtatgtggttcttattttcaacttaaaccttaaaagatcctgagtagtaatagttcggggtaattattatatttatattccgcttgtgcaggtttagtttgtagttgttgttaataatgccgCAAATCTATACCCaggatttggagggtgttatagttggcatcagagcttaggattgacccttgaaaacaagaacgttaggattaagataagataggaaaattagataggatagaagtaagagtgttaggattgtctgTTTATATGATTATAAGTTATGATTTTAGGAATGTggtttgatttgtttttgtgttattattgttatgtatattagatggcttcttcgtcgGAGCGGACTGAGTCAGACCCAGTAGCAGCACCAGTTCTAGCCCCAGTATCAGTACAGATGTTTCCTCCATTGCCACCATTACCACCTGGACCAGTGCCAAAGATACCATCTCCACCAGAGGTAccagactttgttgattattttccttattttgagcccgagatgcctgactttccacctttggagttaccgatgtttgatgttcctgatatgattgatcttccacagtgggatgacctagagccgcagattccagtaccacagcctgagattccagatattgcacagatggagccagaggcagagccaccagtgtatgcacctatggagcagcctgtcttattcccTGCCCCATTAGCTATTTATGCTCCTGTTCCTGGAGTATATCAGTTTCCACAGCCAGAGTTCATGGATGAGATAGTGGTAGATGGGCCGTTACCTTCTCGAGGGTCTAGcacggatcttcgtgagcatcatacagtgacttacCAGCGTTTTCAGGCGAGAGAGAGGAGAGGATTTgatggcagaaccagtgcagagagatccttggattgtttgagacgCAGGCAGATGGTCCCGTCCGAGCATTACAATCATATTACATACTGAGGGAGAGGTTACGTCAGATTCACCGAGTTAGTTCTCAACAGCTTATGGATCTGAGACAGCAGGATATTAGTGCAGAGACAGCATATCgtagagcattgggacttaccgaggcagtgctagaggcgttgcaggaggagttgagtcaCGTGCCATCAGGATTCTGAGACTAGCAGATAGAGGAGTGTTGTATCATGTATatttttgtagatagaggcagcatagtattgtatgactagttggtatgagtgtagctactaactttgactgatagtagtagcagtacgactgatATATCATAggcttttgtatcaagcactgacacctgcagatggtgttctacctatatatatatgagatggtcttttgcacattttctttattttatttccagttatttaagcatttacatttatttacattattttaccgttgcatatttacaaatgttgttttatttacgatcatgttgtaccctttatgttttcaaaaagattttaaaatattttaaaaaggggatttatttatacatcatattgttttatttatttgaatatttacTAAATTGTTTATTTTcccatatcaactgttttaatactgttttaatattataaagattATTTCCATTCCATAACACCTGTTTAATGTACTGTTATTAAAGAGAACCCATTGTTTTattaccagaaagatggcacctaaaagaaaagcacaacccgactCATCAAATGGAAATATCGAGggccaaaataataataacagatggatcagatgtttaatcttatgcaacagcagatgttgatgatgcaataacaaatgcagcagcaacatcagcagttccaacaacagatgttacagcaagccgctcatccaggacatcaaataccaccagcagcacctacggtcACTTTTAAGCAATTTTagtcggtaaagcctccggaatttattggttccacagatcctacaaaggcgagagcttgggtgaaagagatagaaaaagctttttcgttggtgaaagttgaggaagaacagaagacggattttgctagctactttctaaaaggcgaagccaattactggtgggaatcgaagaaagctttagaaggagaaggtgtggtgacctgggatagattcactgatctttcttggagaaatattttcctcgctttatgaagaaccagatggagatcaagttcctggagctgaagcaagacaaCGTATCAGTTGCGGATTacgagaccaagttcactgaattggctagatttgttcctgagcaagtggatacTGAGGAGAAGCGGGCCAATAGATTctagcagggactgaaaccatggattcgtagcagagtagctgtgtttgaactgacgacttatacggctgttgttcagaaggtcatgattattgaaggtgaaagtgaagcagctcagaaagagaaaggaccaggaaattttcagaatcgttttaACAAAAGGCCGtgatttcaagctcggggaaaagcaAAATTCAGGAGACcggaacaaaacaaccagaggatgggtagtcgacttcctgccccaactcagtaaagacttattcgaccgcctatacctgattgtagaacgtgtggtaaaaagcatacgggaatttgcaacaagccaaatgtcacgtgtttcaagtgcaagcaaaggggacactactctggagaatgtccgatgggaagagcagaagtcacttgtttccagtgtggaagaaAATGACATATTTCCAAAGACTGTagaggagttgcaatggccgctagtattccaagagttttagcattacctccacctctACTACCACtacaaaatcagcccagggcaaggactttcaacatgtcaatgaaggaagcagtatagagtccgaatgtggttgcaggttcacgtcctgtaaattccgtaaatgctctagtattgattgattcaggagctactagatcttttatttctgaagattttatctctaagataaactgtgaggttcagtggttagatgaagtgttagtcataaaattagcaaatgatgatcaggttacagtagatcgagtatgcccaagttgtgatattgagatagggagatgtcatttctcagttgatttgatacctttcaggctatgagagtttgatgttattttagaaatggattggctagctagtaataatgctcagatcgattgtgcgaataagaaagtgaaattgcaaactgaagaaaataaaatggtaatatttaaaggtgagaagcaaaagcagaaatcctaacaatgatgcagacgagaagattgctacgccaaggatgtcaagcttacttagcctatgtacgggatacTGACAAGGGtaatccgaagattgaagatattcctgtagtttgtgagtttcttgatgtttttccagacgaacttccaggacttccaccggatcgagaaatcgagttcactattgacttgacgccagggactgaaccaatttcaaaagctccatatcgaatgacacctgttgaaatgaaggaattagcaaagcagttatAAGAACTTCTCaacaaaggaatcataaggccaagTGTGTCCCCATGTGggcaccagtattgttcgtgaaaaagaaggatggtagtatgcgactgtttatcgattatcgtgagctgaacaagttaactatcaagaataaatatcctttacctcgcatcgatgacttatttgatcaactaaaaggagcagcatggttttcgaaaatcgacttacgatcaggctatcatcagctaaagatcaaggcagaagatattccaaagacagcgttcagaacgagatacggacactatgaatttcttgtgatggcttttggattgacaaatgcacctgcagcggttatggacttgatgaatcgagtattcaagaagtatctggataagtttatcattgtatttattgatgatatcttaatttattcaaagacggaagaagaacatgcagcgcactTAAGAATGACactggagatattacgaaaggagcagctttatgcaaaattttcaaaatgtgaattttggttgaaggaagtgcagtttctagggcatatcatcagtagagaaggcatccaagtcgatccagcaaagattgaagctgtgttaaattgggaaagaccaaagacgccgacaaaagtcagaagtttcttgggattagccggttattacagaagattcgttaaagattttgcaaagatagccacaccattgacgaagttgacgcgaaagaatgaaaagttcgaatggaatgagaaatgtgaaacatgtttccaagaactgaagaatcgactcataactgcacctgtgcttgtgttacctgatgatcaaggaaatttcatcatttacagcgacgcttcgtatcgcgggctaggatgtgttttgatgcaacatggaaaTGTGATCACGTATGCTTCTAGACagctaaagccgcatgaacagaaatatccgacgcacgatcttgaactagcagcaattgtgttcgcactaaagctttggagacattatctgtacggtgaaagatgtgagatttacacggaccataaaagcttgaagtatattttcaaccagaaggaacttaacatgcgacagtgacgttggctagagttaattaaggattacgacgtatcaatcaattatcatccaggcaaggccaatgtagtagcagattcgttaagtcgaaaggaacgattgaacTTGTTAACGTCTTCAgaggacttaatcaaggaatttgatagattggaaattgaagttcgtgtACCAGAAAGTTCTACCGAAatgatttacgctatgacttttcagccagaactattagagaaaataagaaggtgtcagAAAGAAGGAATGGACCAGGATATTGACGatttaacaggagaagagattaccagtcagaaggatgctaaaggaatttttcgtgttgcttcaaagatctggatacctaacgtaccaGAACTGAGAGCGGAAATTTTGCAAGatgctcatagttcaagatattcaattcatcccggaagcacaaagatgtacagagacctgaaggaaaatttttggtggccgaatatgaagaaagaaatagcggaatgggtcagcaagtgttacacgtgccaaagagtgaaagctgaacatcaacgctCGAGCGGACTACTACAGCCACTAGacattcccgaatggaaatgggagcacttagctatggattttatagtgggaattccaaggacgaaagcaaatcacgatgcaatttgggttattgttgatcgattgatgaaatcagcacattttcttccgattaatgaaagattttcactggacaagttagtgcacttatatctcaaggaaattgtgatgcgtcatggagtaccagtatcgattgtatcggatcgagatcctcgtttcaattccagattttggagacaattccaagaatgtctaggaacaaagttgaacatgagtacagcctatcatccacaaacagacggtcaaagcgaaaggacaattcaaacaatcgaagatatgctacgtgtatgcgcaatagattttgaaggcaattgggatgagcatttaccgctagtggaattttcttacaataacagttatcaagcaagtattgggatgccaccttatgaagctctatatggaagaaaatgcagatcacctacctattgggatgaagtaggagaacgtaaaattctaggtccagaattgattcagcagaccaaggaaaaagtcGAACTGATTCGCAAGCGACTTGAAGTGGCGCATAATCGATagcgtaaatatgcagatctatctagaaaggatatggactaccaggaaggagagcatgtattgctaaaggtatcaccatggaagggactcaccaggtttggcaacaaaggcaaattgaaacctcgctacgtcggaccatttgaaattttgaagaaaattggaaaggttgcgtacgagttagctttaccaccctatatgcagcacattcacaacgtattttatgtatctatgcttaagagatACAACCCTGATACAAGATATGttatagagtatgaaccagtagaacttcaggcagatttgtcgtatgtaaAACAATCGATAAGAATTCTAAATCgacaagagagggtattaagaaataagtctgtgtcattagtgaaagtcttgtggaggaacccagtggttgaagaatcaacctgggagctcgagagtgaaatgttagaaaagtatcctcagttatttgcatagtatgattctgaggacagaatcctgttaaggggggggGGAATGTAAggaccgagaaattacgcttgtattatatcataataaacataaattatgtgtattattatgtgattaaatgtgttgagtcattaaaccctaactgctatgtgttacgtgttgtctgttttgatccaaacgtgttttggatatttattgagtgttttatcgtaagttatatattttatatcaaaacccgtacagctcaaaacgatgttttaaaagcccgtctttcaaacaaaattattggccctattttgttaaaaatgccctataccatatcgctattctgaacccctagacgttttacaaattgacctttttcgcgaaaaatgacttttccggaccccttcgggtaccaaaaaccccacaaaaatcaaatttttatttttatatgatcatgaaattatcatat
This window contains:
- the LOC141670715 gene encoding uncharacterized protein LOC141670715 yields the protein MASSSERTESDPVAAPVLAPVSVQMFPPLPPLPPGPVPKIPSPPEWDDLEPQIPVPQPEIPDIAQMEPEAEPPVYAPMEQPVLFPAPLAIYAPVPGVYQFPQPEFMDEIVVDGPLPSRGSSTDLREHHTVTYQRFQARERRGFDGRTSAERSLDCLRRRQMVPSEHYNHITY